The sequence TTCCCGGTCGTCGTCGGGATTAAATGTTCGTTCTCCGGCTTGGCCCACAACCCGGTTTTGCAGATCGCAAATGCAAACTAGTATTCGGAAGTGCTCTTCGTGAAGCACTTGCCCCAACATCGTCAAGCCGCTCATTTTGATTTTGTCCGCCGCAGATTGTTTGTTGTTCATTTGTGGGCGCAGCGCGATGACTGCGACTTAGGCAGCGTAGACCTGCCCGTCCCCGAGTTGTCATGAAAGATCAACAGTGCAGGGATGCGCGTGAATGCCTTCGAGGAGGGAGCAAGTGCTTTTGGCGCTGTTCGGCCGGCTGAAGACAATCGCCGCCGCGAGCGTCCGCCGTAAGGAGGCGCTGCCACAAACGGTGCCGGCCGGTGGTCTCGTCATCCTTCGCGACGGCGATCCCGGCGAGCCGGACGTGACGCTCAACCCGCGCACCGAGTTTTACAGCCACCGTGCTGAGGTCGAGGCGTTTGTCACCCAGCCGGTCGGCGGCGGTGGAGAGACAGCGCTCGACGCTTTGCTCTCTGGGATCGGTACTGCGCTGGTCAGCGACCGCAGTCTCGGCGGCCTCGCCGAGAACCTGTTCTGGAGCGCGCCCGAGACGTCGATGCTGGCGATCGAGGGCGCGGCACCCGTCTTGACCGCGCGGCTCACCGTGACCATCGAGTACCTGGTTAGCGATCCGCTGGCCGCCTGACCTTTCCACAATCGGAGACCCGCCGATGCCCAAAGTCCGCGCCTACGGCGCCGACGCGACACTGCTCGCCGGCCGCGAAACCAGCTACGGCATTGCTCCGCTCACCGGCTATCGTTCTCTCGACTTCAAGTCGTGCGACCTCTCTGCCGAGCAGCCGCTCGGCGACGATCCGCTGCTCGGGCGCGGGCGCAACGCCCAGGACCCTTATCAGGGGCTGATCACCGACGAGGGCCGGGTCGAGATCCCGCTCGATCTGCGCGGCTCCGGCTTCTGGCTGACAGGGCTGTTCGGCGACCCGGCGACGGTGCAGACGAATGCGACGGGACACATCGCCTTTGCTGCGCAGCCCGCCGCCAACAGCACCATCACTTTCAACGGCGTCACCTGGACGTTCGTGATCGGCACCCCCTCTGGCAACCAGACGCAAATCGGCGCCAGCATCGATGCGACGTTGACGGCGCTCGCGAGCGATCTCAACGGCTCGGCCGATGTGCAGGTGGCCAAGTGCACCTACACCGCGAGCACGGCGGACGACCGGCTGGAGATCCAGTTCGACACCGCCGGCACCACCGGCAACAGCTTCACGCTGGCAGCCTCGGCCGACAGTAATGGCACCGTGTCGGCGTCGACGCTCACCGGCGGCGGCTATCGGCACGAGTGGCTGTCGGGCGGCGATGACATTCCGAGCTTCACCTTCGAGATCGGTCATCCGAAGCTCGTAACGCCGGTGTTCTTCCGCCACCTCGGCACGGTGATGGAGAGCCTTGCCTTCGAGATGGGCCGCGAGGGGCCGGCGAACGGCACCGTGCAGCTGGTCGCCCAAGGCGAAGAGAAGGTGGCAGCCACCCTCGACGCGACACCGGATGCCTTCGCGCTGAAGCGGTTCAGCCAAAGCCGCGGCTTCATCAAGCGCGGCGGCTCGCCACTCGCCGGCGTCACTGGTGGCAGTCTCACCTTCTCCAACAATCTAGAGCGGGTGCGGGTGATCCGCGACGACGGCAAAATCGAGGCCGCCGATCCGACGATCGCCACGTGCACCGGCGCGATGACGCTTCGCTTCGATGGCGCCACCCTCGTCGCCGAGGCGACCAACGGCGATCCGGTGTCGGTCGAGTACGGCTTCAGCACGGCGGAAGGCTGGTCACTGACGTTCGAGCTGTTCCGGGTGTTCCTGCCGAAGCCAAAGTACGCCATTTCCGGTCCCGGCGGCGTCGAGGCGAGCTTCGACTGGCGTGCCGCCTACGACGAGAGCAGCGGCACCATGCTGCGCGTGCACCTGCTCAACGACGTCGCCAGCTACGCCTGAGATCCGATCGGTAGCGCACAGACATGCGCCCGGCCGCTCTTGGCGGCGTTTCCACCCCAGCGCTCCCACGCCCTTTCATGGAAGTAATAGGCAACCGTGTTGCACAGCGGCTCGACCACTGCGACCAGGCTGCCCACGAGAATGCTACCGGTCAGCGCATAAGCGACCGTAAACGCGACCGTGAAGTGGACGCAGGCGAAGGTCAGTGTTTTCAGCATTAGTGGTAATCCTTGATGCCCGGCCGCCCGCAGCGGTTCGAGGGAATCGCCGCGCCAGACGACTCAGCTCAGATATACCGGCCGGCCAATCGATTCAAACGCAGACTTTCTGTTCTTGCGATCGATAAAGTCGATCGTAGTGTCGGGAGTACGTTCCATGATCCGTCTCGATCTCAAGCGGGAGCCGCACTGGCTCGACCTCGGCCATGGCGTGCGGCTGCACGTCCGGCCGTGCACGACGGCGCTGATGATGGCGGCCCGCGCCGAGGTGCAGCGGATCGCCGCACCGGTTCAGAATGAAGCGCAGGCTGCCGGCGAGCGAACCGCGGCGCTGGTCAAGGCATTGGCGCGGCTGTCGCTTCTCGACTGGGACGGCGTCGGCGATGCCGATGGTTTACCGGCGGCGCTGACGCACGAGAGTATCGACGCGCTGATGGACCTGTGGCCGATCGCCAGTGCCTTCGAGAGCGCGTATCTCGGCCCGGCATTGCTGCTGGATGCAGAAAAAAACGCACTCGGGCCCGCGCCGAATGGCACTTCGGCGGCGGGCCCGGATACTGCGCGAGCTGCGTAGCGCTGGACCGCCCCTGCGCCCGAGGTAAGCCCGGCGCCGACGGACATCGCTGCCCCTACACCGAGCATGAACCGCTGACTGATGCCGGCTGGCAGGCGTGGGACGTACTCACTCGCTGCTCGGGCCAGCTGCGCCTGGCGCCGAACGGAGCCGTTGTCATCGGCCTCGACCTGACGGCGGCGATGACGCTCGCAACGGCGCTCGGCTACGACGCCCGTTCTATCGCCGAGCTGCTGGCCGCCGCCGAGGCCGGACTGATCAAGGCGCTGAACGAGCGCCTCGCAAATCAGCAGGATTGAAAGTCTCCACCATGGCCGATCGTAATCTCGCCATCCGCCTCGCGGTGATCGACGGCGGCAAGGTGAAGGCGGAGCTGCGCGATGTCGGCGACAGCGGAGCGCGGGCGCTGCAGCGCATCGAAGAGGCGTCGCGGCCGGCGTCGCGCGCGCTGCAGGTCCTGGACGGCGTGGCCGGCGAACTGCGTGGTGGGCTGGAGGAGATGGCCAACCGCGCCGGCCCGCTCGGCGCCGGTCTGGCGCGCATTGGCCCGGCCGGGCTCGCTGCGGCCGCCGCCATCGGCGCCGTCACGCTTGGTCTCAAGGGCAGCCTGGAGGAGGCGGCGAAGGCCGATCAGTCGTATCGCCGGCTGGAGGCGGTGCTGAAGGCCGCGGGACATGCGTCCGGCCTCACTGCAGTCGAGATCGCCTCGTTCGCCGACGGCATCGAGCGCTCGACGCTGGCGACGGCGGAAGGTGTGCAGGATGCCGCCGCGGTGCTCGCCACCTTCCGATCGGTCTCCGGCGAGACCTTCACCCGCGCGCTGAGCCTGGCGCAGGACATGAGCGCGGTGTTCGGAGGGGATCTGTCAGGTGCCGCGACGCAGCTGGGCAAAGCGCTGGAGGATCCGATCGATGGCCTCACCGCGCTGCGGCGGGTCGGCATCTCATTCTCAGATACCCAGAAGGAGCTGATCCGCTCGCTGGTCGAGACTGGGCAGACGGCGGAAGCCCAGCGGGTGATTCTCGATGCTCTCGAACAGCAGGTGGGCGGCGCCGGCGCGGCCGAAGCCGGCGGCCTCACCGGTGCGACCAACCGGCTGCAGGACGCCTGGGGCAACCTGCTGGAGGCGATCGGCCGCACGCCGGCGGTGACCTCCCTCGCCCAAGGCGCGCTCGACCTGCTGTCGGGCGCGATCGAGGGGATCACGTCCTCGATCGAGGATGATCCGATCGGCCAGCGCATCGCCGCGGCAACGGCACGACTGGCCCAGGCCCGCGACGAGCTGGCCCGGCTGCAAGCAGGCGGACCGGCCACGCCGATGCTGGGCCAGCGCTTCGCCATCGACGAGCAGCGGCAACGGGTGGCGGCGCTGGAGCAGGAACTGGCGACGCTCACCCGCATCGGCGATGCCGAAGCCGAAGCGGCCAGACAGGAGCGCGCGCGAGCGCTGGCCGGGCAGCAGGCGGCCGAGGCCGAACGGCGCGCCGACGCACTCGCCGCCCAGCGCAGCCAGCTGGACAAGGCGCTCGACCAGCTGGCGACCGGTCCCGCCGAGCGGATCGCCCAGGTCAACCGCGAGCTCACCGAGACGAAGAAGCGCCTGGACGCGCTGCGCGCACCCGACGGCGGTAACGCGTCGGATGTGGATGCGGCGATCCAGGAGGCGGAAGAGATCGCGCGGCGCAGGATCGCGGCGATCAACCAGCCACTGGAAGAAGCGGCCAGGCGCGCCCGAGAGGCCGCCGAACGGCAATCGGCGGCCGAGCAGGCGGCAGCCGAACGCGCCTACCAGGCCAACGAGAAAATCGTCGACGATCTCGCCAAGCAGCTGGCGCTGTTCGGCGACGAGCGCCGGCAGTTCGTCGACCAGGCGCTATCGCGGCTGTCGGAACGCGCCACCGACGAGCAGTGGGTGCAGGTGGAGCGGCTGGCCAACGCCCTCTACGACGAGAAGCTCGCCCGCGAGCAGCTGGCCGACAGCCTGCGCACCGAGCAGCAGCTGCGCCAGCAGGGTGCACGGCTGACCGAGCAGATGCGCACGCCGGCGGAGGAACTGGCAGCGACGCTGCAGCAGCTCGATGCGCTGATGCGGGCCGGCGCCATCGACGCCGAGACGCATGGACGCGCCATCGCCGAGGCATACCGGGAGGCGGAGCAGGCGGCCGACCGCATGCTCGCCATTAGCCGCGATTGGCAGGACGGGGTGACGCGGGCGCTGCGCGACTATGCCGATCAGGCGATGGATGCGGCGAGCGCCGCCGAGCAGGTGACGACGCAGGCCTTCCAAGGGATGGAGGACGCGCTCGTCGGCTTCGTTACGACCGGCAAGCTCGACTTCGCCTCGCTCGTCGACTCGATGATCGCCGATCTGACCCGTCTGTCGATCCGCATGGCGGTTCTCGGACCGCTGGCGCAGGCCTTGAGCGGCGGGCTCGGCGGTCTGGTCTCCGGGCTGTTCGGTTCGTCGGCCCCGACCGCAGGCAGTGGTGAGCCCGGTGCGGCGCCGGGGCCCGGCACCGGCGGGCTCTATGCCGAGGGCGGCGTGTTCGCGCACGGCGCCGTCATTCCGTTCGCCCAGGGCGGCGTGGTCGACCGGCCGACCCTGTTCCCGATGGCGCACGGCACGGGCCTGATGGGCGAGGCCGGGCCGG is a genomic window of Rhodospirillales bacterium containing:
- a CDS encoding DUF2061 domain-containing protein is translated as MLKTLTFACVHFTVAFTVAYALTGSILVGSLVAVVEPLCNTVAYYFHERAWERWGGNAAKSGRAHVCALPIGSQA
- a CDS encoding acyl-CoA transferase — protein: MPSRREQVLLALFGRLKTIAAASVRRKEALPQTVPAGGLVILRDGDPGEPDVTLNPRTEFYSHRAEVEAFVTQPVGGGGETALDALLSGIGTALVSDRSLGGLAENLFWSAPETSMLAIEGAAPVLTARLTVTIEYLVSDPLAA
- a CDS encoding phage tail tape measure protein; the encoded protein is MADRNLAIRLAVIDGGKVKAELRDVGDSGARALQRIEEASRPASRALQVLDGVAGELRGGLEEMANRAGPLGAGLARIGPAGLAAAAAIGAVTLGLKGSLEEAAKADQSYRRLEAVLKAAGHASGLTAVEIASFADGIERSTLATAEGVQDAAAVLATFRSVSGETFTRALSLAQDMSAVFGGDLSGAATQLGKALEDPIDGLTALRRVGISFSDTQKELIRSLVETGQTAEAQRVILDALEQQVGGAGAAEAGGLTGATNRLQDAWGNLLEAIGRTPAVTSLAQGALDLLSGAIEGITSSIEDDPIGQRIAAATARLAQARDELARLQAGGPATPMLGQRFAIDEQRQRVAALEQELATLTRIGDAEAEAARQERARALAGQQAAEAERRADALAAQRSQLDKALDQLATGPAERIAQVNRELTETKKRLDALRAPDGGNASDVDAAIQEAEEIARRRIAAINQPLEEAARRAREAAERQSAAEQAAAERAYQANEKIVDDLAKQLALFGDERRQFVDQALSRLSERATDEQWVQVERLANALYDEKLAREQLADSLRTEQQLRQQGARLTEQMRTPAEELAATLQQLDALMRAGAIDAETHGRAIAEAYREAEQAADRMLAISRDWQDGVTRALRDYADQAMDAASAAEQVTTQAFQGMEDALVGFVTTGKLDFASLVDSMIADLTRLSIRMAVLGPLAQALSGGLGGLVSGLFGSSAPTAGSGEPGAAPGPGTGGLYAEGGVFAHGAVIPFAQGGVVDRPTLFPMAHGTGLMGEAGPEAVLPLKRLSSGRLGVEAAGGPQVTVNVINNAGAKVTTEEQRDPSGNLSLNVIIDAVEVAMAQRATRSGSTLNRALAAAANPIRAR